A stretch of the Corythoichthys intestinalis isolate RoL2023-P3 chromosome 22, ASM3026506v1, whole genome shotgun sequence genome encodes the following:
- the LOC130910327 gene encoding dentin sialophosphoprotein-like — MRMLKIFILFLLLVGSHSRPTPKPEAVKGNQGKGRPEEHHCKDDDDENDDKDDDDDRDDDEDDEDDNDDDDDDNNDDNEDDNDNNDDNDDDGNDEVDDDNNDDNDNDDDIDDDEDDDEDDEDNDNDNNDNNDNDDDEDNDDNDDEDDDDNNDNNDDDDDEDDEDNDNDNNDDDDDEDDDDNDDEDDDENDDDNNDDDDDNDDDNDDDDNNDDNGADDEDNDDDDEDDEDDDNDDDDNDDDDNEDDDNDEDDDNNDDDGADDDDDNDNNDEDDDNDEDDNEDDDEDDGDDDDRDDDDDDEDGDDDEDNDNDDDNDDDEDDEDNDDDDDDEGDEDNDDNDDDNDDDDDDNDEDDNEDGDDDDDDEDDENDSNDEDDDEDDDNGNNDEDDEDNDNDNNNDDDDEDDDDDDDGNDEVDDDNNDDNDNDDDIDDDEDDDEDDEDNDNDNNDNNDNDDDEDNDDNDDEDDDDNNDNNDDDDDEDDEDNDNDNNDDDEDDDENDDDNNDDDDDDEDDNDDDDNNDDNGADDEDNDDDDEDDEDDDNDDDDNDDDDNEDDDNDEDDDNNDDDGADDDDDNDNNDEDDDNDEDDNEDDDEDDGDDDDRDDDDDDEDGDDDEDNDNDDDNDDDEDDEDNDDDDDDEGDEDNDDNDDDNDDDDDDNDEDDNEDGDDDDDDEDDENDSNDEDDDEDDDNGNNDEDDEDNDNDNNNDNDDDDEDDDDDDDEDNDNNDDDGADDDDDNDNNDEDDDNDEDDNEDDDEDGDDDEDNDNDDDNDDDEDDEDNDNNDDDEDDEDNDNDDDNDDDDNEDDDNDEDGDNNDDDGADDDNDNDNNDEDDDDNDEDDNEDDDEDDGDDDRDDDDDDEDGDDDDEDNDNDDDEDDEDNDDDDDDEDDEDNDDNDDDNDDDDDNDEDDNEDDDEDDGDDDDNDDDEDDEDNDDNDDDNDDDDNNDDDGADDEDNDDDDEDDDDDDNDDDDNEDDDDEDDDNNDDDGADEDEDDEDNDDNDDDDDENDEDDNEDDGDDDDRDDDDDDEDGDDDDEDNDNDDDNDDDEDEDNDDNDDDGADDEDNDDDDEDDDDDDNDDDDNEDDDNDEDDDNNDDDGADDDEDDNDSNDEDDDEDDDNGNNDEDDEDNDNDNNNDNDDDDEDDDDDDDEDNDNNDDDDDDEDDDEDDGDDDDRDDDDDDEDGDDDEDNDNDDDNDDDEDDEDNDNNDDDEDDEDNDNDDDNDDDDNEDDDNDEDGDNNDDDGADDDNDNDNNDEDDDDNDEDDNEDDDEDDGDDDDRDDDDDDEDGDDDDEDNDNDDDEDDEDNDDDDDDEDDEDNDDNDDDNDDDDDDNDEDDNEDDDEDDGDDDDNDDDEDDEDNDDNDDDDNNDDDGADDEDNDDDDEDDDDDDNDDDDNEDDDDEDDDNNDDGADEDEDDEDNDNDNNDNDDDDDGDDDDNDDDDDDDDDNDAGDDGDDDDEDDDDEDGDDDDDNDDDEDDEDSDNDNNDSDDDDGDDDEDNDDEEDDDNDNNDDDNDDDDVDDDDEDDDNDDNGDDNNEDNDDDDEDDNDNNDEDDDDNDDDEDDDDDDNDEDDDDNDDDGDEDSDNDNNDNDDEDDNDDNDDDYDNDDDEDDNNDEEDDGDDDDEDNSDDDDNDDDDNNDNDDSNDDEDNDDDDDDNDDENDDEDEDDEDNDNDEDDDDADDDDDVNDDGDGDDDDNTDDDDGDDDNEDDDMDDDDDDNDDNDDDDDDDDDDVDDDDNDTDDNNDNNDDEDDDDDRDDDDDDGSCKSSRLVLEVGGQQVVLEGAPHALVQIHDKKVLIKVPPSECGGGCPYGSH, encoded by the exons TGATGACGACGAAAACGATGACaaggatgatgatgatgacagagATGATGACGAGGATGATGAAGATGACAatgacgatgatgatgatgacaacaaTGATGATAATGAAGACGACAATGACAACAATGACGACAACGATGATGACGGCAATGATGAAGTCGACGATGACAACAATGATGACAACGACAATGATGACGACATCgatgatgatgaagatgatgacgAAGATGATGAAGACAATGACAACGATAATAACGACAATAATGACAACGATGATGATGAAGATAATGACGACAATGATGATGAAGACGACGATGACAACAACGACAATAATGATGACGAcgatgatgaagatgatgaagacAATGACAACGATaacaatgatgatgatgatgacgaagATGATGACGACAATGATGATGAAGACGACGATGAAAACGATGATGACAATAATGACGATGATGAcgacaatgatgatgacaatgatgaCGAtgacaacaatgacgataatggTGCTGATGATGAAGACAACGATGATGACGACgaagatgatgaagatgatgacaATGATGATGACGACAATGATGATGACGACAATGAAGATGATGACAATGATGAAGACGACGACAACAATGACGACGATGGTGCTGATGACGACGATGATAATGACaataacgatgaagatgatgacaaTGATGAAGACGACAATGAAGATGATGACGAAGATGATGGCGACGATGATGATCGAGACGACGATGATGACGACGAAGATGGCGACGACGATGAAGATAATGACAACGATGATGACAATGATGATGACGAAGATGATGAAGACAATGACgacgacgatgatgacgaaggtGATGAAGACAATGAcgacaatgatgatgacaatgatgacgatgatgatgacaatgatgaGGACGACAATGAAGATGGcgacgatgatgatgatgatgaagatgatgaaaatgaCAGCAACGATGAAGACGATGACGAAGATGATGACAATGGCAACAACGATGAAGACGATGAAGACAATGACAACGATAACAacaatgatgatgacgatgaagatgatgacgaCGATGATGACGGCAATGATGAAGTCGACGATGACAACAATGATGACAACGACAATGATGACGACATCgatgatgatgaagatgatgacgAAGATGATGAAGACAATGACAACGATAACAACGACAATAATGACAACGATGATGATGAAGATAATGACGACAATGATGATGAAGACGACGATGACAACAACGACAATAATGATGACGAcgatgatgaagatgatgaagacAATGACAACGATaacaatgatgatgatgaagacgACGATGAAAACGATGATGACAATAATGACGATGATGACGACGATGAGGATGACAATGATGACGAtgacaacaatgacgataatggGGCTGATGATGAAGACAACGATGATGACGACgaagatgatgaagatgatgacaATGATGATGACGACAATGATGATGACGACAATGAAGATGATGACAATGATGAAGACGACGACAACAATGACGACGATGGTGCTGATGACGACGATGATAATGACaataacgatgaagatgatgacaaTGATGAAGACGACAATGAAGATGATGACGAAGATGATGGCGACGATGATGATCGAGACGACGATGATGACGACGAAGATGGCGACGACGATGAAGATAATGACAACGATGATGACAATGATGATGACGAAGATGATGAAGACAATGACGACGACGACGATGACGAAGGTGATGAAGACAATGAcgacaatgatgatgacaatgatgacgatgatgatgacaatgatgaGGACGACAATGAAGATGGcgacgatgatgatgatgatgaagatgatgaaaatgaCAGCAACGATGAAGACGATGACGAAGATGATGACAATGGCAACAACGATGAAGACGATGAAGACAATGACAACGATAACAACAATGacaatgatgatgacgatgaagatgatgacgacgatgatgacgaagacAATGACAACAATGACGACGATGGTGCTGATGACGACGATGATAATGACaataacgatgaagatgatgacaaTGATGAAGACGACAATGAAGATGACGACGAAGATGGTGACGACGATGAAGATAATGACAACGATGATGACAATGATGATGACGAAGATGATGAAGACAATGACAACAACGATGATGACGAAGATGATGAAGACAATGACAACGATGATGACAATGATGATGACGACAATGAAGATGATGACAATGATGAAGACGGCGACAACAATGACGATGATGGTGCTGATGACGACAATGATAATGAcaacaacgatgaagatgatgatgacaatgatgaGGACGACAATGAAGATGATGACGAAGATGATGGCGACGATGATCGAGACGACGATGATGACGACGAAGATGGCGACGACGATGATGAAGATAATGACAATGATGATGACGAAGATGATGAAGACAATGACgacgacgatgatgacgaagatGATGAAGACAATGAcgacaatgatgatgacaatgatgaCGATGATGACAATGATGAGGACGACAATGAAGATGATGACGAAGATGATGGCGACGATGATGACAATGATGATGACGAAGATGATGAAGACAATGAcgacaatgatgatgacaatgatgaCGACGACAACAATGACGATGATGGTGCTGATGATGAAGATAACGATGATGACGACGAAGACGATGACGATGAtgacaatgatgatgatgacaatgaagaTGATGACGATGAAGACGACGACAACAATGACGATGATGGTGCTGATGAGGACGAAGATGATGAAGACAATGACGacaatgatgatgacgatgATGAAAATGATGAGGATGACAATGAAGATGATGGCGACGATGATGATCGAGACGACGATGATGACGACGAAGATGGCGACGACGATGATGAAGATAATGACAACGATGATGACAATGATGATGACGAAGATGAAGACAATGACGACAATGATGATGATGGTGCTGATGATGAAGACAACGATGATGACGACGAAGATGATGACGATGAtgacaatgatgatgatgacaatgaagaTGATGACAATGATGAAGACGACGACAACAATGACGATGATGGTGCTGATGACGACGAAGATGATAATGACAGCAACGATGAAGACGATGACGAAGATGATGACAATGGCAACAACGATGAAGACGATGAAGACAATGACAACGATAACAACAATGacaatgatgatgacgatgaagatgatgacgacgatgatgacgaagacAATGACAACAATGACGACGATG acgacgatgaagatgatgacgaAGATGATGGCGACGATGATGATCGAGACGACGATGATGACGACGAAGATGGTGACGACGATGAAGATAATGACAACGATGATGACAATGATGATGACGAAGATGATGAAGACAATGACAACAACGATGATGACGAAGATGATGAAGACAATGACAACGATGATGACAATGATGATGACGACAATGAAGATGATGACAATGATGAAGACGGCGACAACAATGACGATGATGGTGCTGATGACGACAATGATAATGAcaacaacgatgaagatgatgatgacaatgatgaGGACGACAATGAAGATGATGACGAAGATGATGGCGACGATGATGATCGAGACGACGATGATGACGACGAAGATGGCGACGACGATGATGAAGATAATGACAATGATGATGACGAAGATGATGAAGACAATGACgacgacgatgatgacgaagatGATGAAGACAATGAcgacaatgatgatgacaatgatgacgatgatgatgacaatgatgaGGACGACAATGAAGATGATGACGAAGATGATGGCGACGATGATGACAATGATGATGACGAAGATGATGAAGACAATGACGACAATGATGACGACGACAACAATGACGATGATGGTGCTGATGATGAAGACAACGATGATGACGACGAAGACGATGACGATGAtgacaatgatgatgatgacaatgaagaTGATGACGATGAAGACGACGACAACAATGACGATGGTGCTGATGAGGACGAAGATGATGAAGACAATGACAACGATAACAATGACAATGATGACGATGATGATGGTGATgatgacgataacgatgatGACGACGATGATGACGATGACAATGACGCCGGTGATGAtggagacgatgatgacgaagatGATGACGATGAAGATGGCGATGACGATGATGACAATGATGATGACGAAGATGATGAAGACAGTGACAACGATAACAATGACAGTGATGACGATGAtggtgatgatgatgaagaCAACGATGATGAGGAAGATGATGACAATGATAACAACGATGATGACAATGATGACGATGATGTAGACGACGATGATGAAGACGACGACAATGACGATAATGGTGATGATAATAATGAAGACAACGATGATGATGACGAGGATGACAATGACAACAACgatgaagacgatgatgacaatGATGATGACGAAGATGATGACGACGAtgacaacgatgaagatgatgatgacaatgatgaTGACGGCGATGAAGACAGTGACAACGATAACAACGACAATGATGATGaagatgataatgatgacaacgATGATGATTACGACAATGATGACGACGAAGATGATAACAACGATGAGGAAGATGATGGAGACGATGATGATGAAGACAACAGTGATGATGACGATAATGACGATGACGACAACAATGACAATGATGACAGTAATGATGATGAAGACAACGATGATGACGACGATGATAACGATGATGAAAATGATGATGAAGACGAAGACGATGAAGACAATGACAACgatgaagacgatgatgacgctgacgatgatgatgatgtcaATGATGACGGAGatggtgatgatgatgacaacaccgatgatgatgatggaGACGATGATAATGAAGACGATGACATGGATGATGACGATGATGATAATGACGACAACGATGATGACGACGACGACGATGATGATGAcgttgatgatgatgacaatgatacagatgataataatgacaacaATGATGATGAAGACGACGATGATGACAGAGATGATGACGATGACGACGGAAGCTGCAAGTCATCGCGTTTGGTGTTGGAAGTTGGCGGCCAGCAGGTGGTCCTGGAGGGGGCGCCGCACGCACTGGTTCAGATTCACGACAAGAAAGTTCTCATCAAGGTCCCCCCTTCCGAATGCGGCGGTGGCTGCCCATATGGCAGCCACTAG